One Pelagicoccus sp. SDUM812003 genomic region harbors:
- a CDS encoding UDP-N-acetylglucosamine 1-carboxyvinyltransferase encodes MANLIVHGGKPLSGTITPSGNKNAVLPILCATLLTDEAVTLSNVPAITDIEKLVSFFRSIGSRIDWDREAKTMRLDHSELETDFDTASLPQGMRSAVLLFAPLLHRFKKIALDSNPKGCALGIRELDPHLEILACLGATIEHNGELKLTIEERFTGASHWADYMSVTTTETFVMAAALADGVSTLTNAASEPHVQDLCRFLISMGASIEGVGTSVLTVTGAEALQGADAAISSDHHEVATFLALGAITGGEVQVLDSTPQHFDLINRSFDKLGVTIAYDGNTAICRSSQELRIQQPFTPNLLPKIEAAPWPYFPVDLLPPMVALATRSEGVMHFWNKVYEGGFSWLPELVKFGAHAVVSDPHRIIIFGQRPMRPAVVEAPYIIRAAVALYMTAASIEGRSIVKNADPIRRAHPNFAENLRKLGAEIEWDE; translated from the coding sequence ATGGCCAATCTCATCGTACACGGCGGCAAACCGCTTTCAGGAACCATCACTCCTTCGGGCAACAAGAACGCAGTTCTTCCTATTCTCTGCGCTACTCTGCTCACGGATGAAGCGGTGACCTTGAGCAACGTGCCAGCCATCACCGACATCGAGAAACTGGTCAGCTTTTTCCGCTCAATCGGCTCCCGCATCGACTGGGATCGCGAAGCCAAAACCATGCGGCTGGACCATTCGGAACTGGAAACCGACTTCGACACCGCCTCTCTCCCGCAAGGCATGCGTTCGGCGGTGCTGCTCTTCGCCCCGCTGCTGCATCGCTTCAAAAAGATCGCCCTCGATTCCAACCCCAAGGGCTGCGCTCTGGGCATCCGCGAGCTCGATCCGCACCTCGAAATCCTCGCCTGCCTCGGAGCGACGATCGAGCACAACGGCGAACTGAAACTCACGATCGAAGAGCGCTTCACTGGGGCCTCCCACTGGGCGGACTACATGTCGGTCACCACTACCGAGACCTTCGTCATGGCCGCCGCTTTGGCCGACGGCGTTTCCACGCTGACCAACGCCGCCAGCGAGCCGCACGTGCAGGACCTCTGCCGTTTCCTCATCTCCATGGGAGCAAGCATCGAGGGCGTCGGCACTAGCGTACTGACCGTCACGGGCGCGGAAGCTCTCCAGGGCGCCGATGCCGCCATTTCCTCCGACCACCACGAAGTGGCGACCTTCCTCGCCCTCGGAGCCATCACCGGCGGCGAAGTTCAGGTGCTCGATTCCACGCCTCAGCATTTCGATCTGATCAACCGCAGCTTCGACAAGCTAGGCGTCACCATCGCCTACGACGGCAACACCGCCATCTGCCGCAGCTCCCAGGAGTTGCGTATCCAACAACCGTTTACACCCAACCTCCTTCCGAAAATCGAAGCAGCGCCTTGGCCTTACTTCCCGGTCGACCTGCTTCCCCCCATGGTGGCCCTGGCAACCCGATCGGAAGGCGTAATGCATTTTTGGAACAAGGTTTACGAAGGTGGCTTCTCCTGGCTGCCCGAGCTGGTGAAATTTGGCGCTCACGCCGTGGTGAGCGATCCGCACCGCATCATCATTTTTGGGCAACGCCCCATGCGACCGGCTGTAGTTGAAGCGCCATACATTATACGAGCTGCAGTCGCTCTCTACATGACTGCCGCCAGCATCGAAGGCCGCAGCATTGTGAAGAACGCCGATCCGATTCGGAGGGCCCATCCGAACTTCGCGGAAAACCTGCGCAAGCTCGGGGCGGAAATCGAGTGGGACGAATAG